One genomic region from Cryptococcus gattii WM276 chromosome C, complete sequence encodes:
- a CDS encoding uncharacterized protein (Similar to TIGR gene model, INSD accession AAW42220.1) — translation MSSPPHSIPLYLVNGVATVWDAQTAATLHCVHNISGLRAGTLPGVAQQNGFLGLPLTLMQEETAYLVTQGIAHLVPLDPNPSPPSAETIKAHTAARVARLKALEERTREAEAKRQEESKKAFDKGGEKARLKREARARAKAEKAKANGEGLFAEDDKENIITAAPVMASSPAKTKVKTKETGGAPAPGHFHIVPSHPVLSQHPSGSSGSQSQSITSLPDPLFPFPTTPRQRALLGVFAALQSLSYRVGLGPRFGGEWLIYPGDYLRYHAHFTSQVIVRDEPIKPTEIVAWGRLGTGTKKAGLICCWDDGKRQDGQDNQEEKEEDVEFYSLEWANFG, via the exons ATGTCCTCTCCCCCCCACTCCATTCCTCTCTACCTTGTAAATGGCGTCGCCACCGTCTGGGATGCACAAA CTGCTGCGACACTCCATTGTGTGCACAATATCTCCGGTTTAAGAGCGGGGACACTGCCTGGCGTAGCCCAGCAAAATGGATTTTTGGGATTGCCCCTGACATTGATGCAGGAAGAGACGGCATACCTTGTTACTCAAG gcaTCGCCCATCTCGTTCCCCTTGATCCCAACCCATCTCCACCTTCCGCCGAAACTATTAAAGCCCATACAGCAGCACGTGTTGCGCGCCTGAAAGCGTTGGAGGAAAGAACAAGAGAGGCGGAAGCCAAGAGGCAGGAAGAATCTAAAAAGGCATTCGATAAAGGTGGTGAAAAAGCGAGACTGAAACGGGAGGCGAGGGCGAGAGCGAAAGCAGAAAAGGCTAAAGCAAATGGGGAAGGACTGTTTGCAGAGGATGACAAGGAGAATATCATCACTGCTGCACCCGTAATGGCTTCTTCACCGGCAAAGACCAAGGTGAAAACCAAGGAGACTGGCGGCGCGCCTGCTCCTGGCCACTTTCACATTGTTCCCTCCCATCCAGTATTGTCCCAACATCCATCCGGATCATCAGGGTCACAATCACAATCTATAACATCCCTCCCCGACCCTCTCTTCCCGTTTCCAACAACCCCTCGCCAACGTGCTCTTCTCGGCGTGTTCGCTGCGCTTCAATCACTTTCATACCGAGTCGGACTCGGTCCCCGATTTGGTGGAGAATGGTTAATTTATCCAGGAGATTACTTGCGGTATCATGCGCATTTTACCAGCCAGGTCATCGTTCGGGATGAACCTATCAAACCGACAGAGATTGTGGCGTGGGGTAGGTTGGGTACAGGGACGAAAAAAGCAGGCTTGATATGTTGCTGGGATGATGGAAAAAGACAAGACGGACAGGATAACcaagaggaaaaggaagaggatgtAGAATTTTACTCGCTTGAATGGGCCAACTTTGGATAG
- a CDS encoding u6 snRNA-associated sm-like protein lsm2, putative (Similar to TIGR gene model, INSD accession AAW42222.1), translating to MVSPYRSRVPIFTCAHPKTAHLLVITVELKNDLSITGTLKSVDQFLNIRLDNISVEDPEKHPHMMAVKNCFIRGSVVRYVRMAARSVDTTLLEDATRREAKEGKK from the exons ATGGTGAGTCCCTATCGTTCGAGAGTACCCATTTTTACATGTGCTCATCCGAAAACAGCTCATCTTCTC GTCATCACAGTTGAGCTCAAGAATGACTTATCAATAACTGGAACTCTTAAATCTGTGGATCA GTTTCTCAACATCCGGTTAGATAATATCAGCGTGGAGGATCCCGAAAAACATCCTCATATG ATGGCAGTCAAGAACTGTTTCATCCGAGGGTCTGTAGTGCGGTATGTACGGATGGCTGCGCGATCAGTGGACACTACGCTGCTGGAGGACGCCACGAGACGAG AGGcaaaggaaggaaagaagtAG